One Cotesia glomerata isolate CgM1 linkage group LG8, MPM_Cglom_v2.3, whole genome shotgun sequence genomic window carries:
- the LOC123270089 gene encoding uncharacterized protein LOC123270089, producing the protein MYKHQSLKLSIRASASSVISDTNGIWANLLIPTSRPQHSIKKLEKIHSDYMKLKNHRSRAKTSKRQRTNVEQFSKRLDKLFDIANCAALKNLPKNLQQFLTDCRKGNRNIHLPAIDVIPEETSGNLSAMEVETPNNEEIGMKLFQQSSSNSFCSSISNSSELKRTCSDFEDTMPAPKKNKIDILTSELVLALDRTKTSNRNAMYIIYAVIHSLGLEIDKYNLSYSTIRNAHISKREEIVDTIKEEEIFDDSLVVHWDGKMLPAGNGQPKAERLSIHVTGINTDKNLKTPILSDGTGESQASAIFETLIEWDLCDNVKAMCFDTTSSNTVYQ; encoded by the exons ATGTATAAACATCAATCcttaaaattaagtatacgagCAAGTGCTAGTAGTGTGATCAGTGATACGAATGGTATTTGGGCTAATCTTTTGATTCCAACTTCTCGACCTCAGcacagtattaaaaaattggaaaaaattcacAGTGACTACATGAAACTGAAGAATCATCGAAGTCGTGCAAAGACATCGAAAAGACAACGAACAAATGTGGAACAGTTTAGCAAACgtcttgataaattatttgacattGCAAATTGTGctgcactaaaaaatttaccaaaaaatttgcaGCAATTTTTGACAGATTGTCGTAAAGGAAATAGAAATATCCATCTACCAGCAATTGACGTTATACCAGAAGAAACTTCTGGAAATCTGTCTGCGATGGAAGTAGAAACTCCCAATAATGAGGAAATTG gAATGAAATTATTCCAACAGTCGTCCTCAAATAGTTTCTGTAGTTCCATATCAAATTCCAGTGAATTGAAGCGAACTTGTTCAGACTTTGAAGATACAATGCCAGCgcctaagaaaaataaaattgatattctgaCTTCGGAATTAGTATTAGCACTAGATAGAACTAAAACTAGTAACAGAAATGCGATGTACATCATTTATGCTGTGATTCATAGTTTAGGACTTgagattgataaatataatttaagttaCTCCACTATTCGCAATGCGCATATTTcaaaaagagaagaaattGTCGATACGAtcaaagaagaagaaatttttgatgactCTCTCGTAGTGCACTGGGATGGAAAGATGCTTCCTGCGGGAAATGGTCAACCAAAAGCAGAACGATTATCAATACACGTCACCGGAATaaatactgataaaaatttaaaaactccgaTTCTCTCTGATGGCACAGGTGAAAGCCAAGCTTCAGCCATTTTTGAAACGCTGATAGAGTGGGATCTTTGCGATAATGTTAAAGCAATGTGCTTTGATACAACTAGTTCAAATACCG